The following are from one region of the Tenacibaculum dicentrarchi genome:
- a CDS encoding HNH endonuclease domain-containing protein, translating to MKRSIKKEDSKILKENLNYIVGNSANNKKISNILYKEQKGFCAYTEKYIGRTDAKDIEHFNPTLKGKEADSYQNWFLVKHQWNKEKSSKWEKFQPILHPTDATFEDRILYQDGHYFLADANDIEAKNLIDLLQLDDLLLAEERKKYIKRKEVYIKLSGKSATIFFETLINDDINAVNYLRAINEEFNINIWELLPEIQ from the coding sequence ATGAAAAGAAGCATAAAAAAAGAGGATTCTAAAATTCTAAAAGAAAACTTAAATTATATTGTTGGAAATTCTGCAAATAATAAAAAAATTTCTAATATTTTATACAAAGAGCAAAAAGGATTTTGTGCTTATACAGAAAAATATATTGGCAGAACAGATGCGAAAGATATCGAGCATTTTAACCCAACATTAAAAGGAAAAGAAGCTGATTCTTATCAAAATTGGTTTTTAGTAAAACATCAATGGAATAAAGAAAAATCTTCTAAATGGGAGAAATTTCAACCTATTTTACATCCAACAGATGCCACTTTTGAAGATAGAATTTTATACCAAGATGGTCATTATTTTTTAGCAGATGCAAACGATATTGAAGCTAAAAATCTTATTGATTTACTTCAATTAGATGACCTTCTTTTAGCAGAGGAAAGAAAAAAATATATAAAGAGAAAAGAAGTATATATTAAACTTTCTGGTAAATCTGCAACTATTTTCTTTGAAACATTAATTAATGACGATATTAATGCTGTTAATTATTTAAGAGCTATCAACGAAGAATTTAATATCAATATTTGGGAATTACTTCCTGAAATTCAATAA
- the purE gene encoding 5-(carboxyamino)imidazole ribonucleotide mutase has translation MVGIIMGSDSDLPIMQEAIDILESFDIKIEVDIVSAHRTPEKLVDYSKNAHKRGIQVIIAGAGGAAHLPGMVASMSPLPIIGVPVKSRNSIDGWDSVLSILQMPGGVPVATVALDGAKNAGILAAQIIGASDATILDKIIAYKEELKLKVEKASERVRK, from the coding sequence ATGGTAGGTATTATAATGGGAAGCGATTCAGATCTTCCAATCATGCAAGAAGCAATCGATATTTTAGAAAGCTTTGATATCAAAATAGAAGTAGATATTGTTTCTGCTCACAGAACTCCTGAAAAATTAGTTGATTATTCTAAAAATGCCCACAAACGTGGAATTCAAGTAATTATTGCAGGTGCAGGTGGAGCGGCTCATTTACCAGGAATGGTAGCATCTATGAGTCCGTTACCAATTATTGGAGTTCCTGTAAAAAGCAGAAATTCTATTGATGGATGGGATTCTGTTTTATCAATATTACAAATGCCAGGAGGCGTACCAGTTGCAACTGTTGCTTTAGATGGTGCTAAAAATGCAGGTATTTTAGCAGCTCAAATTATTGGTGCTTCGGATGCTACAATTTTAGATAAAATTATCGCTTATAAAGAAGAATTAAAACTAAAGGTTGAAAAAGCGTCTGAAAGAGTACGTAAATAA
- a CDS encoding Txe/YoeB family addiction module toxin has protein sequence MKLTWSTSSWEDYLFWQKVDKKIVKRINELIKNCMRTPFEGIGKPEALKGDLQGYWSRRITSEHRLVYKYENEQLLIAACRYHYR, from the coding sequence ATGAAATTAACGTGGTCTACTTCTTCTTGGGAAGATTATTTATTTTGGCAGAAAGTCGATAAGAAAATAGTAAAGCGAATTAATGAACTTATTAAAAACTGTATGCGAACACCTTTTGAAGGTATCGGAAAACCTGAAGCTTTAAAAGGTGATTTACAAGGTTACTGGTCAAGGCGTATAACATCAGAACATCGATTGGTTTATAAATACGAAAATGAACAACTATTAATAGCAGCTTGTCGTTATCATTACCGCTAA
- a CDS encoding type II toxin-antitoxin system Phd/YefM family antitoxin, which translates to MEIVNYTDFRSNLKFWFDKVVNDVSDIIIKRKNGKDLVLISLDEYNSLKETTYLLTGKNRDILLNSIKELEQYKGVQKNLIE; encoded by the coding sequence ATGGAAATAGTAAATTATACAGACTTTCGTTCAAATTTAAAATTTTGGTTTGATAAAGTAGTCAATGATGTAAGTGATATCATTATCAAGCGTAAAAACGGTAAAGATTTAGTTTTAATATCATTGGATGAATATAACTCATTAAAGGAAACGACCTATTTGTTAACAGGAAAAAACAGAGATATTTTGTTAAATTCTATCAAAGAACTTGAGCAATACAAAGGTGTTCAAAAAAACTTAATCGAGTAG
- a CDS encoding M3 family metallopeptidase codes for MNPLLQDFKTPPFSQIEEKHYKPAIEKAIELAKEEINTIVKNSDVPSFENTTVALDFTGEKLNKITSIFFNLNSAETNDEIQKIAKDISPLLSEFRNDITLNQALFNRVKSVYQTKDSLNLTPEQQTLLDKQYKSFARNGANLNDADKTELRKIDAELSKLSLQFGENVLAETNAFQMHLTDENDLSGLPESVKEAAAEIAKSKEKEGWIFTLDYPSYIPFMTYADNRELRKKFAISAGKKAFQDNKYNNEQVVLDIVNLRYKRANLLGYKTHAHFVLEERMAENPEKVLSFSNDLLKKAKPAAKREFDNLEAYAKKLDGIDELQKWDGAYYSEKLKKELFSLDQELLKPYFKLENVIDGAFEIANRLFDLKFEEITSIDKYHEDVKTYNVTDTNGNFVSHFYADFHPRKGKRNGAWMTSYKSQQIKNDINERPQVSIVCNFTKPTETKPSLLTFNEVTTLFHEFGHALHGMLANTTYTSLSGTSVSWDFVELPSQVLENWCYEKDALELFAKHYETGETIPMEYVDKIKESASFHEGMQTLRQLSFGLLDMQWHGNESPETIKSVKEFENNAFADTKLYPEVAENCMSTAFSHIFQGGYSAGYYSYKWAEVLDADAFEYFLEKGIFNKEVATKFKENVLSKGGTEKPMELYKRFRGKEPKPDALLKRAGLIS; via the coding sequence ATGAATCCTTTATTACAAGATTTTAAAACACCTCCTTTTTCTCAAATAGAAGAAAAACACTATAAACCAGCTATTGAAAAAGCAATCGAATTAGCAAAAGAAGAAATTAACACAATTGTTAAAAATTCTGATGTTCCATCATTTGAAAATACAACTGTTGCTTTAGATTTTACAGGGGAAAAATTAAATAAAATTACATCAATTTTTTTCAATTTAAATTCTGCTGAAACTAATGATGAAATTCAAAAAATAGCAAAAGATATTTCACCTTTATTAAGTGAGTTTAGAAATGACATTACTTTAAATCAAGCTCTTTTTAATAGAGTTAAAAGTGTTTATCAAACTAAAGATTCTTTAAATTTAACACCAGAGCAACAAACGTTATTAGACAAGCAATACAAGAGTTTTGCTAGAAATGGTGCTAATTTAAACGATGCTGATAAAACAGAATTACGTAAAATTGATGCAGAATTATCTAAATTATCATTACAATTTGGTGAAAATGTTTTAGCAGAAACCAATGCTTTTCAAATGCATTTAACTGATGAAAATGATTTATCAGGATTACCAGAAAGTGTAAAAGAAGCAGCTGCAGAAATTGCAAAATCAAAAGAAAAAGAAGGTTGGATTTTTACCTTAGATTATCCAAGTTATATTCCTTTTATGACTTATGCTGATAACCGAGAATTACGTAAAAAATTCGCTATTTCAGCTGGTAAAAAAGCTTTTCAAGATAATAAATACAATAATGAACAAGTCGTTTTAGATATTGTAAATCTTCGTTATAAAAGAGCTAATTTATTAGGTTATAAAACCCATGCTCATTTTGTTTTAGAAGAAAGAATGGCGGAAAATCCTGAAAAAGTTTTATCATTTTCTAATGACTTATTGAAAAAAGCAAAACCTGCTGCAAAACGTGAATTTGATAATTTAGAAGCCTACGCTAAAAAATTAGACGGTATCGATGAGCTTCAAAAATGGGATGGCGCTTATTATTCTGAAAAATTAAAGAAAGAACTTTTTTCTTTAGATCAAGAATTATTGAAGCCTTATTTCAAATTAGAAAATGTAATTGATGGTGCTTTTGAAATAGCAAATAGATTATTCGATTTAAAATTTGAAGAAATTACATCAATAGATAAATATCACGAAGACGTAAAAACATACAATGTTACCGATACTAACGGAAATTTTGTATCACATTTTTATGCTGATTTTCACCCAAGAAAAGGAAAAAGAAACGGTGCTTGGATGACTTCTTATAAATCGCAACAAATTAAAAATGATATTAACGAGCGTCCGCAAGTTTCTATTGTTTGTAATTTTACCAAACCAACCGAAACAAAACCTTCTTTATTAACTTTTAACGAAGTCACTACCCTATTCCATGAATTTGGACACGCACTTCATGGAATGCTTGCTAATACAACGTACACAAGTTTATCAGGAACTTCGGTTTCTTGGGATTTTGTAGAATTGCCAAGTCAGGTTTTAGAAAATTGGTGTTACGAAAAAGATGCTTTAGAATTATTTGCAAAGCATTATGAAACTGGAGAAACAATTCCGATGGAATATGTTGATAAAATTAAAGAATCGGCTAGTTTTCATGAAGGAATGCAAACTTTACGTCAATTAAGTTTCGGATTATTAGATATGCAATGGCACGGTAACGAATCACCAGAAACAATTAAATCAGTTAAAGAATTTGAAAATAATGCTTTTGCTGATACTAAATTATATCCTGAAGTTGCCGAAAATTGTATGAGTACCGCTTTTTCTCATATTTTTCAAGGAGGATATTCTGCTGGATATTACTCGTATAAATGGGCGGAAGTTTTAGATGCTGATGCTTTTGAGTATTTCCTAGAAAAAGGAATTTTCAACAAAGAAGTTGCTACTAAATTTAAAGAAAATGTACTTTCAAAAGGTGGAACTGAAAAACCAATGGAATTATACAAACGCTTTAGAGGAAAAGAACCAAAACCAGATGCACTTTTAAAACGTGCTGGATTAATTTCATAA
- a CDS encoding TonB-dependent receptor — protein sequence MLSQKKQDLTITIIDKTTHKVLPNAHVSIGRKHTYTNLNGNAIFHQISDEISEEKSPKKLLRITHVGYVNYQKTVGFSKKNALLIIPLTPDNAILNEVTITQKPVKSFIKYSGNKQKINTEFLAQNRDNSLMQTLQNIPGVSAITIGSGQSKPTIRGLGFNRVVVVENGIKHEAQQWGADHGLEIDQYNVESIEITKGAASLTYGSDAIAGVINIKNNTLPDVNSLAGEVNITHKNNNNLYGISFGVKQRYKHWYYKTRITHQQYGDYKVPVDKITYDNYIFDLHQNYLRNTAGKNHNIGFSLGYTDDALNSTTYISNVDAKNGFFANAHGLEVRTSKIDYDKSSNDIDLPLHKVNHFKINNNTHFTFKNNMLDIEIGFQKNDREEHSEPIAHGYMSKPTSTMERRFNKNTYNFNIKNENYYFDNYKIAIGINVEYQHNKIAGWGFLIPEYTRFTMGAFVYNQLKINTNLHIDAGIRYDYGNLKTQPYYESFVSPVNKNGVISMQKLQRSTKNNLHFDNFSASAGISYLLKNTLYKINIGKSFRIPLANELASNGVNYHMYRYEQGKIDLKPESSYQIDTEFKADFSKFNNFKKASIQLTPFANYFDNYIYLTPTSGYYETLQKYKYTQNKVFRYGGEITLEYTPIKKIAFTASLEYVKSRQLNGEKKNFALPFSPPLTGVFSFEYTFKDWAFFEKTKFFSNLRSTVNQHDIVPPEKPTNGATVINAGLHSNISVFSKKNPLKIQGKLNNIFNKTVFNHTSFYRLIEVPEPNRNFSISIIQTF from the coding sequence ATGCTTTCTCAAAAAAAGCAGGATCTTACTATAACTATAATTGATAAAACAACACATAAAGTGCTACCTAATGCTCATGTGAGCATCGGGAGGAAACACACCTATACAAACCTTAACGGAAATGCTATATTTCATCAAATATCTGATGAAATATCCGAAGAAAAAAGCCCTAAAAAACTGCTAAGAATTACGCACGTAGGCTATGTTAATTATCAAAAAACAGTTGGTTTTTCTAAAAAAAATGCCCTACTAATCATTCCGCTTACACCAGATAACGCCATATTAAACGAGGTTACTATTACACAAAAACCTGTGAAAAGTTTTATTAAATACAGTGGCAATAAGCAAAAAATTAACACGGAATTTTTAGCTCAAAATAGGGATAATAGCCTAATGCAAACACTTCAAAATATACCAGGAGTTAGTGCGATAACTATTGGTTCGGGGCAGTCAAAACCTACTATAAGAGGGCTTGGTTTTAACAGGGTTGTGGTGGTTGAAAATGGTATAAAACATGAAGCGCAACAATGGGGTGCCGATCATGGTTTAGAAATTGATCAATACAATGTTGAAAGTATTGAAATTACCAAAGGAGCAGCTTCGTTAACGTACGGTTCTGATGCTATTGCGGGGGTCATTAATATCAAAAATAATACCCTACCCGATGTAAATTCTTTAGCAGGAGAAGTGAATATCACTCATAAAAATAACAATAATTTATACGGAATTTCATTCGGTGTAAAGCAACGCTACAAACATTGGTATTATAAAACTCGAATTACGCATCAGCAATATGGCGATTACAAAGTGCCTGTTGATAAAATAACGTATGACAATTATATTTTTGATTTACATCAAAATTATTTGCGAAATACCGCAGGGAAAAATCATAATATCGGTTTTAGTTTAGGATATACCGATGATGCCCTGAACTCCACCACTTACATTAGCAATGTTGATGCTAAAAACGGTTTTTTTGCCAATGCTCACGGGCTAGAAGTGCGAACTTCTAAAATTGATTACGATAAAAGTAGCAACGATATTGATTTACCACTTCATAAAGTAAATCATTTTAAAATAAATAACAATACCCATTTTACGTTTAAAAACAACATGCTAGATATCGAAATTGGTTTTCAAAAAAATGATAGAGAAGAACATTCTGAGCCTATTGCACACGGATATATGTCAAAACCGACAAGCACTATGGAACGCCGTTTTAATAAAAATACCTATAATTTTAATATCAAAAATGAGAATTATTATTTTGATAATTATAAAATAGCAATAGGAATTAATGTAGAATATCAGCATAATAAAATTGCTGGTTGGGGCTTTCTTATTCCTGAATATACCCGTTTTACTATGGGAGCTTTTGTATATAATCAACTAAAAATTAATACCAATTTACATATTGATGCTGGTATTCGTTACGATTACGGAAACCTAAAAACACAACCCTATTACGAATCATTTGTATCTCCTGTTAATAAAAATGGTGTTATTTCGATGCAAAAACTACAGCGTTCCACAAAAAACAACTTGCATTTTGATAATTTTAGTGCATCCGCAGGAATTAGTTATTTGTTAAAAAATACGCTTTATAAAATAAATATTGGTAAAAGTTTTCGAATTCCGCTAGCCAATGAGCTTGCTTCTAATGGCGTAAATTATCATATGTATCGATATGAGCAAGGAAAAATTGATTTAAAACCCGAAAGCTCGTATCAAATAGATACAGAATTTAAAGCTGATTTTTCTAAATTTAATAATTTTAAAAAAGCAAGTATTCAACTAACGCCTTTTGCTAATTATTTTGATAATTATATTTATTTAACCCCAACTTCTGGCTATTATGAAACGCTTCAGAAATATAAATATACTCAAAATAAGGTTTTTAGATATGGTGGCGAAATTACCTTAGAATATACTCCTATTAAAAAAATAGCCTTTACTGCTTCTTTAGAATACGTAAAATCGAGACAATTAAACGGTGAAAAGAAGAATTTTGCACTGCCGTTTTCGCCGCCATTAACAGGTGTTTTTTCTTTTGAATACACCTTTAAGGATTGGGCATTTTTTGAAAAAACTAAATTTTTCTCGAATCTAAGAAGCACAGTAAATCAACATGATATTGTTCCTCCTGAAAAACCAACCAATGGAGCTACCGTAATTAATGCAGGATTACACTCTAATATTTCAGTTTTTTCGAAAAAAAATCCGCTAAAAATTCAAGGGAAATTAAATAATATTTTCAATAAAACAGTTTTTAACCACACCAGTTTTTATCGATTAATTGAAGTTCCTGAACCTAATAGAAATTTTTCAATAAGTATTATACAAACATTTTAA
- a CDS encoding DUF4625 domain-containing protein, with translation MNYKKILNIFILATVFAITMISCTKEEIIVAPALGIINLEFGAGHSSDKTIKQGGNIHIGAGIFADEKIKNILVEIYLKDSVKGDWKLKELFTEGYQGAKEVNFHKHVDISYDAKATDYIFSITVEDEKGKKKTREDVLKVMPYDILLKDITYGTASNNDKTAIIGENLNIQGLIKSRESIKNVVVSVSEFIEGEGWKYHIEKEFNYSDKNIKEINLNEKLMITNALKSNKTYDLDIIVQDKNKERVIKSYALTVK, from the coding sequence ATGAATTACAAAAAAATTTTAAACATCTTTATTTTAGCAACTGTATTTGCAATAACCATGATTTCTTGTACAAAAGAAGAAATTATAGTAGCACCCGCTTTAGGAATTATTAATTTAGAATTTGGCGCTGGGCATAGTAGCGATAAAACCATAAAACAAGGAGGAAATATCCATATCGGAGCAGGAATTTTTGCAGATGAAAAAATTAAAAATATTCTTGTTGAAATTTATTTAAAAGATAGCGTAAAGGGCGATTGGAAACTAAAAGAACTATTTACAGAAGGTTATCAAGGCGCTAAAGAAGTAAATTTTCATAAACATGTCGATATTTCTTACGATGCCAAAGCTACCGATTATATTTTTTCAATAACTGTGGAAGATGAAAAAGGGAAAAAGAAAACAAGAGAAGATGTTTTAAAAGTAATGCCTTATGATATTTTACTAAAAGATATTACATACGGAACTGCTAGTAACAATGATAAAACAGCTATTATTGGTGAAAATTTAAACATTCAAGGGCTTATAAAATCAAGAGAATCTATAAAAAATGTAGTGGTATCAGTTTCAGAATTTATAGAAGGAGAAGGTTGGAAATATCATATCGAAAAAGAATTTAATTATTCTGATAAAAATATTAAAGAAATCAACCTAAACGAAAAATTAATGATTACCAATGCTTTAAAATCAAATAAAACATACGATTTAGATATTATTGTTCAAGATAAAAACAAGGAACGAGTAATTAAATCGTACGCATTAACAGTAAAATAA
- a CDS encoding DUF4625 domain-containing protein yields MTLLKSTIKSTGILLFLSLFLISCNDTSEEIDKEKPSISINYTGGFPQSCTVLKKGKKYTIKVKVADNIGLASYAIDIHNNFDHHTHDDQGSLCDLSPIKTPVSPLIFMENYDITNNPKTYEISQEISIPTNIDSGDYHCQISVIDITGWQSRTSVDIKIQ; encoded by the coding sequence ATGACGTTATTAAAATCAACCATCAAATCAACAGGAATTTTATTATTTTTAAGCTTATTTCTGATAAGTTGTAACGATACATCTGAAGAAATTGACAAAGAAAAACCAAGTATTAGCATTAATTATACTGGTGGATTTCCACAATCCTGTACCGTATTAAAAAAAGGTAAAAAATACACGATAAAAGTAAAAGTTGCCGATAATATCGGTTTGGCTTCCTATGCCATTGATATTCATAATAATTTTGACCATCATACACACGATGACCAAGGAAGTTTGTGCGATTTAAGCCCTATAAAAACGCCTGTTTCTCCGCTTATTTTTATGGAAAATTATGATATTACAAACAATCCTAAAACTTATGAAATTTCACAAGAAATTTCAATTCCTACAAATATTGATTCAGGTGATTATCATTGTCAAATTTCAGTAATTGATATTACGGGTTGGCAAAGTAGAACATCGGTTGATATTAAAATTCAGTAA
- a CDS encoding glycosyltransferase, translated as MKQLLIIGYVWVEPNSSAAGSRMLQLIELFKKNDYKITFASPAQKGEKAFNLSEIDVNEASIALNSASFDDFIKNLNPSIVLFDRFMMEEQFGWRVAENCPDAIRILDTEDLHFLRKTRHQQLKKGQNFSTDALLKSVDAKREIASILRCDLSLIISTYEMTLLKNVFKIDENLLYHLPFLLDEIDDKIINNWKSFKERENFIFIGNFFHAPNVDAVLTLKNYIWKEIRKQLPKAEIHIYGAYATQQINQLHNKKEGFLVKGFASDAIEVVKNAKIVLASIRFGAGIKGKLTEAMICGTPSVTTNIGAEGMHDTLPWNGFIEDDFEEFANKAVVIYSDENQWKKHQENGIEIINTIYDKEKIEVPFINQLKKIQENLSEHRTQNFLGSLLQHQTMQATKYMSKWIEAKNKV; from the coding sequence ATGAAGCAATTATTAATTATCGGATATGTTTGGGTAGAACCAAACTCTTCTGCGGCAGGAAGCAGAATGTTACAATTAATTGAATTATTTAAAAAAAATGATTATAAAATAACCTTTGCATCGCCAGCACAAAAGGGCGAAAAGGCGTTTAATTTATCAGAAATTGATGTAAATGAAGCGTCAATTGCATTAAATTCGGCTTCTTTTGATGATTTTATCAAAAACCTAAATCCGTCAATTGTGCTTTTTGACCGTTTTATGATGGAAGAGCAATTTGGTTGGCGTGTTGCCGAAAATTGCCCTGATGCGATACGTATTTTAGATACCGAAGATTTACATTTTTTACGTAAAACCCGTCATCAGCAATTAAAAAAAGGTCAAAATTTTTCTACGGATGCGTTGTTAAAATCTGTGGATGCAAAACGAGAAATTGCGTCTATTTTAAGATGTGATTTGAGTTTGATAATTTCTACGTATGAAATGACATTGCTTAAAAATGTTTTTAAAATTGATGAAAATTTACTGTATCATTTGCCTTTTTTATTAGATGAAATTGATGATAAAATCATCAATAATTGGAAATCTTTTAAAGAGCGAGAAAATTTTATATTTATCGGAAATTTTTTTCACGCTCCAAATGTGGATGCCGTTTTAACGTTGAAAAATTATATTTGGAAAGAAATTCGGAAGCAACTTCCAAAAGCCGAAATTCATATTTATGGAGCGTATGCAACTCAGCAAATAAATCAATTACATAATAAAAAAGAAGGATTTTTAGTAAAAGGTTTTGCTTCGGATGCTATAGAAGTTGTAAAAAATGCAAAAATTGTTTTAGCTTCAATACGTTTTGGAGCAGGCATCAAAGGGAAATTAACAGAAGCGATGATTTGCGGAACGCCAAGTGTTACTACAAATATTGGAGCAGAAGGAATGCACGATACTTTGCCTTGGAATGGTTTTATTGAAGATGATTTTGAAGAATTTGCCAATAAAGCGGTAGTAATTTATTCTGATGAAAATCAGTGGAAAAAACACCAAGAAAACGGCATTGAAATTATCAATACTATTTATGACAAAGAAAAAATTGAAGTTCCTTTTATAAATCAGCTAAAAAAAATCCAAGAAAATTTAAGCGAACATCGCACACAAAATTTCCTTGGAAGTTTATTACAGCATCAAACCATGCAAGCCACAAAATACATGAGCAAATGGATTGAAGCTAAAAATAAGGTGTGA
- the lpdA gene encoding dihydrolipoyl dehydrogenase — protein MKYDLIVIGSGPGGYIAAIRAAQLGSNVAIIEKYSTLGGTCLNVGCIPSKALLDSSHHYHDAVNHFDAHGITVEKPSFDFNKMVGRKDNIVETTTAGIKYLMDKNKITVHEGLGSFEDATHVKVTKNDGTSEVIEGTNIIIATGSKPSTLPFIELDKERVITSTEALNLKEVPKHLLVIGGGVIGLELGSVYKRLGADVTVIEYAPKITPTMDADVSKELTKVLKKQGMKINANHGVTSVQRNGDEVIVKATNKKGEEVTFTGDYCLVAVGRKAFTKGLDLEKAGVKLTDRGMVDVNDHLQTSVSNIYAIGDVVRGAMLAHKAEEEGVVVAEFLAGQKPHIDYNLIPGIVYTWPEVAAVGKTEQELKDADVAYKVGKFSMRALGRSRASGDLDGFVKVLADKNTDEILGVHMVGARVADLIMEAAVAMEFRASAEDLARICHGHPTYSEAVKEAAKGAWDGQPLNA, from the coding sequence ATGAAATATGATTTAATCGTTATTGGTTCTGGTCCTGGTGGATATATTGCAGCTATTAGAGCGGCACAATTAGGGTCTAATGTAGCTATTATCGAAAAATACTCGACTTTAGGAGGAACTTGTTTAAATGTTGGATGTATTCCTTCAAAAGCATTGTTAGATTCTTCACATCATTATCACGATGCTGTAAATCATTTTGATGCACACGGAATTACCGTTGAAAAGCCTTCTTTCGATTTCAACAAAATGGTAGGAAGAAAAGATAATATTGTAGAAACTACTACTGCTGGAATTAAATATTTAATGGACAAAAATAAAATTACTGTTCATGAAGGTTTGGGTTCTTTTGAAGATGCTACACACGTAAAAGTTACTAAAAATGATGGAACTTCAGAAGTAATTGAAGGTACAAATATCATTATTGCTACAGGTTCTAAACCGTCAACTTTACCTTTTATTGAATTAGATAAAGAGCGTGTTATCACTTCTACAGAAGCTTTAAATTTAAAAGAAGTTCCTAAGCATTTATTAGTTATTGGTGGTGGAGTTATTGGACTGGAATTAGGTTCTGTTTACAAGCGTTTAGGTGCTGATGTAACGGTAATTGAATACGCTCCAAAAATTACACCTACTATGGATGCTGATGTTTCTAAAGAACTTACTAAAGTTTTAAAGAAACAAGGAATGAAAATTAACGCCAATCACGGTGTTACTTCTGTTCAAAGAAATGGCGATGAAGTTATCGTAAAAGCGACTAACAAAAAAGGCGAAGAAGTTACTTTTACTGGTGATTATTGTTTAGTTGCTGTTGGTCGTAAGGCATTTACAAAAGGCTTAGATTTAGAAAAAGCGGGTGTAAAACTTACCGACAGAGGAATGGTTGATGTAAATGACCATTTACAAACAAGTGTTTCTAATATTTATGCAATTGGTGATGTTGTTCGTGGAGCAATGTTAGCGCATAAAGCCGAAGAAGAAGGTGTTGTTGTAGCTGAATTTTTAGCAGGGCAAAAACCTCATATTGATTATAATTTAATTCCTGGAATTGTTTATACTTGGCCAGAAGTTGCGGCTGTTGGTAAAACAGAGCAAGAATTAAAAGATGCTGATGTTGCTTATAAAGTGGGTAAATTTTCAATGCGTGCTTTAGGTCGTTCTAGAGCTAGTGGCGATTTAGACGGTTTTGTAAAGGTTTTAGCCGATAAAAATACCGATGAAATTTTAGGAGTTCACATGGTTGGTGCACGTGTTGCCGATTTAATTATGGAAGCTGCCGTTGCCATGGAATTTAGAGCATCTGCCGAAGATTTGGCAAGAATTTGTCATGGTCACCCAACTTATTCAGAGGCTGTAAAAGAAGCTGCAAAAGGTGCCTGGGATGGTCAGCCTTTGAATGCTTAG